The following coding sequences lie in one Oncorhynchus gorbuscha isolate QuinsamMale2020 ecotype Even-year unplaced genomic scaffold, OgorEven_v1.0 Un_scaffold_3923, whole genome shotgun sequence genomic window:
- the LOC124028258 gene encoding uncharacterized protein LOC124028258, whose product MLTVHNHYLCAGPSQTVVMMNFTGRRIINFTGRRIINYTGKYIINFTRRRIINYTGKYIINFTGRWIINYTGKYIINFTGRWIINYTRKYIINFTGRWIINYTGKYIINFTGRWIINYTRKYIINFTGRRIINFTGRWIINFTGRWIINYTRKYIINFTGRRIINYTRKYIINFTGRWIINYTRKYIINFTGRWIINFTGRWIIHYTGRRIINFTRKYIINFTGRWIINFTGRWIINYTGRWIINFTGRWIINYTGRWIINYTGRWIIHYTGRRIINFGISPGTGLESPVLDRCKPTGGYLSRNRVGESCTR is encoded by the coding sequence ATGCTAACGGTCCATAACCACTATCTATGCGCTGGACCTAGTCAAACAGTGGTTATGATGAACTTTACAGGGAGGAGGATTATAAACTTTACAGGGAGGAGGATTATAAACTATACAGGGAAGTATATTATAAACTTTACAAGGAGGAGGATTATAAACTATACAGGGAAGTATATTATAAACTTTACAGGGAGGTGGATTATAAACTATACAGGGAAGTATATTATAAACTTTACAGGGAGGTGGATTATAAACTATACAAGGAAGTATATTATAAACTTTACAGGGAGGTGGATTATAAACTATACAGGGAAGTATATTATAAACTTTACAGGGAGGTGGATTATAAACTATACAAGGAAGTATATTATAAACTTTACAGGGAGGAGGATTATAAACTTTACAGGGAGATGGATTATAAACTTTACAGGGAGGTGGATTATAAACTATACAAGGAAGTATATTATAAACTTTACAGGGAGGAGGATTATAAACTATACAAGGAAGTATATTATAAACTTTACAGGGAGGTGGATTATAAACTATACAAGGAAGTATATTATAAACTTTACAGGGAGGTGGATTATAAACTTTACAGGGAGGTGGATTATACACTATACAGGGAGGAGGATTATAAATTTTACAAGGAAGTATATTATAAACTTTACAGGGAGGTGGATTATAAACTTTACAGGGAGGTGGATTATAAACTATACAGGGAGGTGGATTATAAACTTTACAGGGAGGTGGATTATAAACTATACAGGGAGGTGGATTATAAACTATACAGGGAGGTGGATTATACACTATACAGGGAGGAGGATTATAAACtttggtatctctccaggaacagggttggagagtcctgtactagatagatgtaaacctacaggagggtatctctccaggaacagggttggagagtcctgtactagatag